The sequence below is a genomic window from Synechococcus sp. UW179A.
TACTACCACGATCTGTGCCCATTGCCGTGAGCATTGCTCGGCCAAACCGAGAGCGATCGGAGCGCTATGGCCAGCGGCTACAACATTGATCTTGGCCTGATCCCCTCGATCAAGGTGTTGAAGAATGGCGGGCAAGACCTGCAAAAGTGCGTTCGCGTCGTAAGCAATCGCAGGACGCTCGCTGTCGCCGAATCCAGGCCAATCGAAGCTCACCAATTGGCATTGTTCATCCATGGCATCGGCAAACTGATGCCACTCGCCTCGGGTCGACACGGTGCTCAAGGCGGGCAGTAGCACCCAGAGGTCGCCGTTTTCCGGACCACGACGCTCCAGCGTGATGCGAACGTCGCGACCGTTCAGCTTGATCTGGAGATTCTCGGGAATACCGCCGATCAGGGAACGAAGGCTCATGGTGACGTCAATGTCATCTGCTGATTGCATGGTTCCAGCTTTGCTCTGCAGCCGGTTAGTCCCGATGGATGTTGCAAAGATTTGCCTAACCCCCTCTATCACGCTGGATCGAAAGGCCACCCCCAACGCTGGATCGGCCTGATCTGTTCATGCCACGCCCAACCTCATGGTTGAAAGGCTCTTCTCTCCAGGTCGCAGTTTCCGTTAGGGGAAAGCCCCTGACGGCGCATGGCCTGGACTTCCGCTTTTGCGGCTCTCAGATCAGCGCGGAAAACTGGATCGTTCTGCAATTGAGCCACGGTGCCTGAGGCGATCAGCTGGCTTGCCTGTACATCACTCAGCCAGTGCACATTGCAGATGTAGCGGCTCTTTCCATACTCGATCCCTCTCGCCAGGATTGCATCGCGCCTTTCCGGTGCGATCTCGCTGAGAACCAGTGCCCATGCCCATCCGGCAGCGGTATGGCCCGAGGGGTAGGAGCCATCGCCTCTCAGCAGTGTCTCCTCATCTGGAGTGCAGATCGGCTTGCCATTGACCATGAACGGCCTTGGACGTTGATAGTTGTTTTTGGCCTTGTAGGTGGCCAGGCCGGCATCGGTCAGGGTGCGTTGCAACAGGGTGTACAACCTTGGTGTTCCCTCCTTGGTGACCGGAACTCCAAGGGCGCATGAATAGATCGCTGCTGCTTCGGGAAAATGCAGATTGGCATCGATCGCGGCTACTTCCCAACGTGGAGTCCCCTGAAGCGGGAAGGTCGATTCGGCATTGGCAACATCAAGGTCGTAGGCCAGAAAACCCTGTTTGGGGTGAGGCGGCAGCAGTTTCAGGGAGTCGGGTACTGACTCAGTGGCCAGATAACCCTCGAGAAGCCCATGCTTGATGGTTTTGAGATTCGCCGGTGAGCCAACGTCCGGTTCGCAGTAAGTCGGTGTCTGTGCTCCCGCCGGCAGGACTACAACGCCGATGCCAGCAATCAATCCCACAGCAGCACAGCTGGACGCGAATCGACTCATTGATGCTTGTTGTTCGTTCGTTAACGGGTTAGCAATCCTTCAGGATCAGCAACAACCGTCTGGTCTCCAGGTCTGCACTCAATGGATCAGAAGCGTTAGATCAGGCGGGAGTCGAGCAGATTTGTCGACATTTAATTGTCAGCTACGTGGCTTGATCAGCAGTGTGACGCCTGACGCTGTGATGACAACGGTGAGAACTCCAAGCAGCGCTGGATAGAACGACTGCAGGTTCAGCAAGCCGAACCTGCCGGTATGGATCTTCAGTAACCAGAACGCATCAATTCCCTGTTCCAGCAAAACGCTGTAAAGAGAGCCGCTGATCGCTGTGATGAGCAATGGCGCTGCTGCGATCGGAACAAGCCAACGGTGAACGCGTCGTGCCTGACGCTGTGGACTAAGGCCGCGCTTCATTGCTTTCGCAGCTGTTGATGCAGTTCACGCTCATCTGCGCACGGCATCCAACGACCATTGTTTTCATGCACTGTGTTGCAACCGATCTCTTCAGCGCGTTGGCGTGCTTCGGTTTCTGTTGCATAGAGGCCCTTGCTGTGGGCCAGTGCAGGGTTCGACAACACCAAAGCAGACATCACAACACCAGAGATCCCAACAATCGTTGTGCGTGCAATGGCAAGAGCTGAAAAAACCATGTTTCGAGTGGAGGTTCAGACCCTCAGGCAGTGTGTATTGGATGTGGAATCAACCAATCTTGCCTCTGCTGAGTGTGCGCTGGTTGTTGATGAAGCTGCTTTGAGGTCTTTTGTCGTGGCTGGAGCATCAGTCAGTTGGCGTCGAAGCATTCAGATATCTAAGTGGTGTCACAACGGTGGTCATTGATAACCATTCTCACCACAATGGAAGGAACGACGAATTGTGTATGCGTGCTCTTGCTTTCACCTGTATCGCTGCCATCGCCGGTACCAACGGCTTATTTGTGGCTCCAGTGTGGTCTCATGCTGGCCATGGCGATGAGTTTGTCCAGACCGGTTCTGTGGGCCAGGTGAAGGCCAACCTCAAACGCGATCAGTTGCTCGGGATCGTTTCTGAAAAGCCCAAGGTCGAGGCCAATGGTCAGTTGAGTGTGCCGAACGTTGCCATTGTCAAGGCGAATGGAGAGCCCTATGTCTTCGTCTTCAGCGGAACAACCTACGACCCGGTCGTCATCAAGCCAGGCGCCGTTTCTGTTGATCGCACGGTGGTTCTGGACGGTGTGACAGCCGACGAGAAGATTGTCGTTTCCGGTGCTTTGTCGATCTTCGCTGAATCGCAGAAGAACAAGCGCTGAATCAGCTCATTCTCTGTCTGTCCTTCAGCGATTCAACTGCTCATCAATGTTCAACAATCTGCTGAACAATATTCTGCGTTGGTCGATTGCCCGCAGATGGCTTGTGCTGATCAGCTCTTTGCTGATCAGCTTCGTCGGCGTGATCAATGTTTTGCAGATGCCGCTGGATGTGTTCCCGCCTTTTGCACCACCTCAGGTAGAGATTCAGACCGTCGCGCCGGGTTTAGCGCCCGAGCAGGTTGAGCATCAGATCAGTGAGCCGATCGAGGCGGCTGTTAATGGTCTTGGAGGCGTGGATCTGGTTCGATCCGCTTCCAAGCCCGGTCTGTCGATGGTGCAGGTGGTGTTCCGTGATTCGGCCAGCTTGGAGCGTGCCCGCCTGGCCGTATCAGAACGGTTGCAGCAAGTGCGTATGCAGCTGCCTGAATCGGCGGAGGCTCCGGAAATTTCGCCGTTGCTCTCACCCCTGGGAACGATTCTTCAATACGCATTCACGCTTCCGGAGAACGCCTCCCGCGAGCAGGCCTTGCAACTACGCACGCTCGTGCAGCGCACCTATGAACATCCGCTGCTGGCTATTCCCGGTGTGGCACAGGTCACGATCTATGGGGGTGACACTCCTCAGACCCAGTTGCAGCTTGATCTCAGGGCTCTGAAGGATCAGGATGTCTCTCTAAATGAAGTGGTTGAAGCTGCTGGCAACGCCCAGTTCAATGGTCGCGGTGGTGTGCAGATCTCTGGCGGTCAAGAGCGTCTGATCCTCAGCGACCATTCCATTAACAATGACGACGACATCACGCGTTCCGTGGTCCGTGCTGGTGATGGTCGTGCCATTCCCCTCGGTTCGCTGGCAAAGGTGAGCTCCGGAGCTGCGACGCGCCGCGGCGCCGCAAGCCTGAATGGACAACCGGCTGTGGTGTTGATGATCAACAAACAGCCCGATCTGGATACGCCTCAGCTGACGCGCGCTGTTGAAGACAGCATGCGTCGGCTTCAGACGTCACTTCCCGCAGATGTCTCGGTCACTCAGACGTTCCGTCAGGCCAAGTTCATCGAGATCGCCATCCGCAACGTAACTGAATCGCTCTTGCTTGGAGTGGTGATCGTTGCCGTGGTGCTTCTGCTGTTCTTGATGAACTGGCGAACGGCCTTGATTGCCCTCAGTGCCATTCCTCTTTCATTGCTGGTTGGTCTGTTGCTGATGCGTGGGCTCGGACTTCAACTGAACACCATGACTCTTGGCGGTCTGGTGGTGGCGATTGGTTCCGTTGTCGACGATGCCATCGTTGATATGGAGAACTGCTATCGGGGTTTGCGCAGCAACCGGCTTCAGGGCAAGCCGTTGAATCCTCTGGATGTGGTGTTCAGCACCTCGGTTGAAGTGCGACAGCCCGTGCTCTTCTCCACCTTGATCATCGTTGTGGTGTTCGCACCGATCTTCACGCTCAGTGGCGTGGAGGGGCGTATTTTCATGCCGATGGGGATCGCCTATGTCCTGTCGATCATTGCCTCGACGGCAGTTGCGCTCACCTTGTCACCGGCACTTTGTGCCTTGCTCTTGAGTCGTGCTCCCCTGCCGGCTTCTGCGTCATGGGTGGAATCTCGTATACAGGCTGTTTACAAACCCCTGCTCGAGTGTGTCCTGAGGTCACCTCGTCGAGTGCTTGTGCTGGCTGTGTCTGTGGTGATTGCCACCTTGTTAATTCTTCCCAGTCTGGGCAGGGTTTTCCTGCCTGAGTTCCGTGAGCAGTCACTGGTGAACTCCATGGTGCTCTACCCCGGTGTCTCTCTGGAGATGACCAGCCGAGCGGGTCGACTGCTCTCCCAACAGCTCCAGTCCAGCGACGATGTGGAGTGGGTGCAGGTGAGAGCCGGCCGTGCACCGGGCGATGCCGATGGCGCCGGGGTGAACATCGGCCATGTTGACCTGGAATTGAGTGATCAGGCCATGCGAAACCGTCCCGCTGCGATCGCCCGTATCCGCGAGGTTTTTGTTGACCTGCCTGGTGTGGCACCCAACGTGGGTGGATTCATTTCACACCGAATGGATGAGGTGTTGTCAGGGGTGCGTAGTGCTATCGCGATCAAGATCGCCGGCCCTGATCTGCTGGAACTGCGTGATCTCGGCGAGCAGGTCCGCGATGTGGTGGGCGAGGTGTCCGGAGTGGTTGATCTGCAGTTGGAGCCGCAGTTGCCCGTGCCTCAGATCCAACTGCGGATCGATCGCGAGGCGGCACTGCGTGAGGGAGTCAGCATTGCCTCACTGGCGAGGACCGCTGAGGTGG
It includes:
- a CDS encoding phosphatase PAP2 family protein, translating into MSRFASSCAAVGLIAGIGVVVLPAGAQTPTYCEPDVGSPANLKTIKHGLLEGYLATESVPDSLKLLPPHPKQGFLAYDLDVANAESTFPLQGTPRWEVAAIDANLHFPEAAAIYSCALGVPVTKEGTPRLYTLLQRTLTDAGLATYKAKNNYQRPRPFMVNGKPICTPDEETLLRGDGSYPSGHTAAGWAWALVLSEIAPERRDAILARGIEYGKSRYICNVHWLSDVQASQLIASGTVAQLQNDPVFRADLRAAKAEVQAMRRQGLSPNGNCDLERRAFQP
- a CDS encoding DUF3721 domain-containing protein, with protein sequence MSALVLSNPALAHSKGLYATETEARQRAEEIGCNTVHENNGRWMPCADERELHQQLRKQ
- a CDS encoding efflux RND transporter periplasmic adaptor subunit → MSWLEHQSVGVEAFRYLSGVTTVVIDNHSHHNGRNDELCMRALAFTCIAAIAGTNGLFVAPVWSHAGHGDEFVQTGSVGQVKANLKRDQLLGIVSEKPKVEANGQLSVPNVAIVKANGEPYVFVFSGTTYDPVVIKPGAVSVDRTVVLDGVTADEKIVVSGALSIFAESQKNKR
- a CDS encoding efflux RND transporter permease subunit, whose translation is MFNNLLNNILRWSIARRWLVLISSLLISFVGVINVLQMPLDVFPPFAPPQVEIQTVAPGLAPEQVEHQISEPIEAAVNGLGGVDLVRSASKPGLSMVQVVFRDSASLERARLAVSERLQQVRMQLPESAEAPEISPLLSPLGTILQYAFTLPENASREQALQLRTLVQRTYEHPLLAIPGVAQVTIYGGDTPQTQLQLDLRALKDQDVSLNEVVEAAGNAQFNGRGGVQISGGQERLILSDHSINNDDDITRSVVRAGDGRAIPLGSLAKVSSGAATRRGAASLNGQPAVVLMINKQPDLDTPQLTRAVEDSMRRLQTSLPADVSVTQTFRQAKFIEIAIRNVTESLLLGVVIVAVVLLLFLMNWRTALIALSAIPLSLLVGLLLMRGLGLQLNTMTLGGLVVAIGSVVDDAIVDMENCYRGLRSNRLQGKPLNPLDVVFSTSVEVRQPVLFSTLIIVVVFAPIFTLSGVEGRIFMPMGIAYVLSIIASTAVALTLSPALCALLLSRAPLPASASWVESRIQAVYKPLLECVLRSPRRVLVLAVSVVIATLLILPSLGRVFLPEFREQSLVNSMVLYPGVSLEMTSRAGRLLSQQLQSSDDVEWVQVRAGRAPGDADGAGVNIGHVDLELSDQAMRNRPAAIARIREVFVDLPGVAPNVGGFISHRMDEVLSGVRSAIAIKIAGPDLLELRDLGEQVRDVVGEVSGVVDLQLEPQLPVPQIQLRIDREAALREGVSIASLARTAEVALHGTTVGQAPSSGVSSAPLVVTLPAEQQGELQSLKQLPIRTASGALKPLGDFMTFEQTTGPNEINREDVSRRIVVSANVAGRPLGPVVNDIRRRVEQSVKLPSGYTLRYGGQFESEQRATRSLVLYSLLAALVIAAVMVVAVRSLPATVAILLNLPLALVGGLVAVLLSGSVLSVASLIGFITLFGVAVRNGLLLVDNYNRRHQRGESLKALIRAGTLDRLNAILMTALTSSLGMLPLALAFGAGNEILQPLAIVVLGGLTTSTFLTLVVIPALYVRFGRWLLPTASS